From the genome of Phlebotomus papatasi isolate M1 chromosome 2, Ppap_2.1, whole genome shotgun sequence:
TTTTCTCTGGTGATTTTTCCAGCGAAGCCCCCAATGGAGGAGCCGGAGAAAATCAAGAAGTGGCGTGAGGATCAGAAGACGCGCCTGGAGGAGAAGGATCGCGAGgaagagaagaagaaggagGAACTGAAGGTGCAGGCAAAGAAGGAGCTGGAAGATTGGTATAAGCAGCACGAGGAATCCATCACCAAGACCAAATCCTCCAACAGGTgagttttttaaaattttttttgtgtttttctgtGAATTCATGTGCTTTGACTTTCTCTGAAAATGCTTTCCCCAAAGGGAGTCTGCTAAGTGAGTATCTCAAGGAAtttatttttgccaatttttggaAGTGTCGTCCAGAAGAAATTTCCAAAGAAAACAATTCCAAATGGGGAAATTCTTTtctaccaattttttttccaggaaTGCTGAAAAGAATTTTGTGGCTGAACCGACGGAAATTGAGCCGGGAACCGAATGGGAACGCATCGCAAAGTTGTGTGACTTTAATCCCAAGGCAAGTAAAACCAGTCGGGATGTCTCTCGCATGAGATCGATCATTCTGCAGCTGAAGCAGAATCCCGTGGCAATAAAACGTGTCTAAAAAGCATTCCCAGCATCGTGTAATCTTCTTGAGAGAAACTCAAATAAAACATTTagaattccacaaaaaaaaagctttattaGTGAGATAGGGGGAGGATTCATTTCATGGCCACGGCCACTTGATACTGCTGCTGGAGTTTCTGGAGATTTTCTCTGTGCTTGTCCTGTTTCTTCTCAAGGGTCACAAGGGTGTCTTGGCACCTCTTCAGCTCCTTGTTTATGTACTCTATGCGTTTGCCAACATTCTGTCGACACTCCTCTAGCTCTTGTCTCACCAGAACTGGCCCATAGAGTTTGTAAACCTGCAACATTCCCGGAAACTTTACTCCTATCCTCCCAcgcaaatcatcaaaaatgacCTCACCTTGTTCTCAGGCTTCAGCAAATTCAGTTCTTCCATCACATTCTTATTCTCATTCAATTGACCATCGAGGAGTTGCCGTTGCTGGACCAATTTGTTGAAATCTTCCCCGagaaaaacaaggaaaattgagaaaaaatcacTAGGATGTCTCACGAAACCTAACCTCACCTTTCTGTGCTGCCTTGAAATGCTCCAATTCCGTCTGCAATTTCTTCTGAATCAATGCACTATCCTTGTCCACCATGATTTCTTCAGTCACCGGAAGTACTTATCGAGTATTTAACACAGAAATCAGCGTGGTAAAAGCAAAACAAATCCAcaccaaaatatttttccttgaCAGACAATATATTTtgagaaagtaacaaaaattccCGATATGTGGCACTGCGATAAATTGTGGAGAGCATTTAAATTTTACcgccaattttaaatttcattcatCATGAACAGTTTTCGTTATCAGAAATGATAATAAATCACTGCAAAAGATAGAGATTGGCATAAAAAGTCGCACATGGGCTTGGTGGAAATCCTTATGCCAATAAAAATAGATTAAATAGCGGGAAGATAGTTGAAAACACCTTTCTgtgatttttccaaaatttacttaaccctttatggcctctacacattgggagcaatttttgtcaaaaattgctatagtgttacaagttggacaattctgcggtacaagttggacatggctttttaattgataaatacagtacaaaatttgtttttaagcacaaggaatcaaattataaaactaaagcattaaaaatatacaaataaaaatgatgtactaaatttatcaagaaaaaaagccctgtccaactatcattgttcaacttgtaccactttaccctatgtcaaaaaaatctcttactttttgggttcataattctgcctcacaaaattcctggaagccTTGAATTTACTTCTACAGGAAAATAATAATGTAGCgacattttttacgaatgtaccctggttaactcagcttcgtaccatcGTACAACTTTTGCCCGCCtttgtaggcctcattttctccGGAAACATTACACTAGACACAAAAacttgggcatcactacttagatggaacttttatCTACTTCTTTTCACCGTTTGTGGAAgttatcacgcattaaaaaatcaattttaagctatatTTCTAAcatatgttttttgacacttggAAACCATATTTTTgtactgcattctgacagtcagttaagagcttcgTTAGATGTGATTCTcccataatcacacctattgtaattctcgaattttctctaacacctccaattggtcttacagaacatatttcggaagtaactgatttcaaaaatgatcagccaccaatttaaagttaaatatggGAAATTCCACTTTAAAGCAACGAaatttgaatgagaaatacatAAAATGCACCGaaatggcaattaaagaatcacatctaccataagcagtctggTTTGATCACTGTACAAATCAGAAAGCACttatcacatctattgtaaGGCCATTggcagacttgaggattagtcgagagacggcttagcgcaattatattagaaataatggtcaaactacatttccataattttccactaagtcgtctttcggcttaagtcgtaagtgtgtttagggcataatCCTCgtattttctctaacacctccaatctGTCTTACGGCCTCTACACAgttgtagaaatttctttaaaaaaatgcctttttaaagaaaatttcccctattacCGCAGACTGGAAGTCGACATCTCTTACACTTTAAGCTCCAGGACTATgacaacttgaaaaaaaaaactgatactgctctctctttactttcgaacagtaaaaagaaaacttaTCTAAACTATAAAAGCCGGAAATTCAGGTTTGTGTCTTTGATATTACTTAGACTTGAAAGTATGGTCGAAAAAGGGCATAGGACTTGTTGCATAAAATCTCCTTCTCCTTTACataaatatacggaaattgtGACAATAAAATCAACAATCGCATTCACAatatcttgaattattgaaaaggAGAAGTTTGGTTCTGCTGGTTCATGTATGAGATGCTATAAACAAAATCATTAttatatatttgaaattttggcagcttatattttttgtttctgtTTTATTTCTTGACCAAATTAACTTTAAATCAGTATTTCTAAGTTATATCCTATAAGTTAGCGTTTtacttttacttcttttttaccTTTCGAGTATAGAAAgtatgtttttaaataaaatgtgagCAGTGTATGAAATGCTACGGAGATTGTAGAAGACAATGATAGCAATGATAGCACTCACAAATCACAACTGATAAAATATTCTTCATAAAATTATAATGCCGGCTTTTGTGTTACTCTGAAAGTGGAAATTCCTTCATGAAAAGTGAAGTCACCAGCAGCGTTCACTTTTTCTGTTTTAGCGCACAAAGCCCCAGTCAGTCTTGAACGTCTCGAGAAGaaatatcaacaaaaaaataaacatagagTGAAAATTTAGTGCTAAATAGTGTAAAATGTGTGGTGTAGCTCGATGCGTTTGCTGGTTTGTATTTCAATTTGGACAGTGAATGAGACATCGAAATTCTGGGATAACACATTGATAAGAGGCCTCTCTAAATGATCTCAAACCcaaatcaaacaaaaaatatatcgGTGTTTTCTGTCCAACTTTATCACCTGTTGATTAGTCATATAAATAGAGTAGGAAATTATCAGGAAAGTGGCATTAAGTTGGTGCCTTCACCTGCAATTCTTAGCACCCACCGTTAGCGCcaacaccataatttttggacgACTCTTTTACGCTTATTCTCTTTCGTGTGTATCATTTACTTTAGTGATATTGTTCAGTGCTCTAACTTTTAGGATataattaaaacattaaaatgtgTGGAATAGCCCGTTGTGTCTGCTGGTAAGATTTACTGCACAATTCCCTATGAAAATTGTTGTGATACAGTgaggaattttcatttaattaatttagtttttccCCCTATTCAAAAATGGATAGATGATAGACCAATTAAATCGATTGACTCATTCAGTTTTTACCTGTTTCTACAATTGGTTCAGATGTATTTGTTAACAAATTATCGCAAAAAATATCGATTGACGCTTATACTCTTTTTATCTTTCTGTGCTTTCCTCGTGACGTGATGTCTcatcgtttaaaaaaaaacagaaatagtGAAATACAATTAACAGGCAAAAGTTTAGTAAAATGGGACAAAGCCCAgtattcattaaattaaaaaaaaatactcacttGAGACTCATAAGAAACACGCAAGAGCGTCAAGGTGAAATCACACGTGAACTTGACATACTATTTCATTTTTGTCGTTCAAAGCTCCAGCTACTACGATTTCAACATTTTACTTTTACAGATGAAATTTGTCGGAACAAAAGCAATTGTTTTCTTATCCCTTATAAGGAATTATTTGTATATTCTtcagttttattgaaatttccaaaTCTGCAATGTTCAACTTCAGGTACTTTACTGAAGATAACCGAAGTAATCACATTTTTTAACCCTTCAATGCCccttttaaattagattttttacaaCTTCATAAGCTTCGAATAAATGGAAAATCTATTGGATTTcttattttagccgagacacacttaaAGGGATTATAACAAACGGTGCAGGGAGattttatctcaggaatgaaccgTTGTGGGGGATTTTCCAAGACACACGTTTCTAAAATAAAACGCTTGTAGAGCTTTTAAACAGTGGATatagtagtagctctatgactgtgaggtcttggGTTCGAGACTAGGCAGCTGCAAATTTTTCAGCTGTTGTATTATGGTGTCTATACtataagcaattttcgtaagaaattacctttttttaaaaaatcctgacgtttctgcctacaaggatagggaaaattttctttaaaaaggcattttttaatgaaatttcctCTAGTGTAGGAGCCATTAGTAtcgaattcgtccagtaaatgaatggaaaagtaatgccaatgcattgacaatgaaccgcctgaAAAAGAGaagttggtataggaaataagtttcgacatgcagagttcagtcgaatacaaagaCACATTCACTGCCtagatccacaaaccaaggtCTACCGagatataaagcggtactgtgtatTTCAGAAAGCATGCATGGCATTGTGATATAGAAGCAGGTTTAGGCCTCGgtggttaagatagaacaggagaatggggagtgcataatgggtccaaataagtggcctgggtgcagcggttccgaaagaaatataaccgacccatagacaagtCTTAATCGTAATCTTAAACAGTCGTAGTGGACCAAGTTAGTGACCCTAATATGAGGTGAGATTCTCAACAATCTTCGATCAGTACCACACTTAAGGTCCACTAACTcatctgacccgagctataagagttcaaaaaaattcttaaaatggccataactccggttctaattgtcagtatttaaaaaatgggggcattttggaaagctcatgTAATTTTCATCGCTTATAAGAGATTAAGAGATGCTGTCCCTACTTAAGTTTTCACGGCTGTATGCTGACTCTTCTAAGCCCTCTGTGTAAAGTAAATCACCCACTGATTGCCTTAAAATGTCCGTCCTCTGCATGtcagaaattaatgaaataaatgcAACTAAAGTAGTTatacataatttattaaatatttttaattgtgttttaaaatgtaattaattaaataatttaaaaataattacagtagagcagaggtgtgcaagaaaccgttgaaactgaattaacgtcaaatgaaacatgtacgtcaatggtcaaaacgctactacaacaaacttattttgacgttaattcggtttcaacggtttcttgcacacctctgcagtagagtctctcaaatctgaatctctcaaattcgaaagccgtttggattcaaaatgtcaattgtgaggttatgttagaaagatcgtattctggatgaacgaaaatcatatttatgtgcttcttcctgaatgtttacatacattatgatcgcataaaatgaaaaggaag
Proteins encoded in this window:
- the LOC129802273 gene encoding clathrin light chain isoform X5 — protein: MDFGDNFEQQEIDPAAEFLAREQSALAGLEDDLNPPAAVPQVKTEDNGTLESSESFEMINNIESHEQTNVNAKPPMEEPEKIKKWREDQKTRLEEKDREEEKKKEELKVQAKKELEDWYKQHEESITKTKSSNRESAKNAEKNFVAEPTEIEPGTEWERIAKLCDFNPKASKTSRDVSRMRSIILQLKQNPVAIKRV
- the LOC129802273 gene encoding clathrin light chain isoform X1, translated to MDFGDNFEQQEIDPAAEFLAREQSALAGLEDDLNPPAAVPQVKTEDNGTLESSESFEMINNIESHEQTNVNEDDSNDFEISYRSAKPPMEEPEKIKKWREDQKTRLEEKDREEEKKKEELKVQAKKELEDWYKQHEESITKTKSSNRESAKNAEKNFVAEPTEIEPGTEWERIAKLCDFNPKASKTSRDVSRMRSIILQLKQNPVAIKRV
- the LOC129802273 gene encoding clathrin light chain isoform X2 — encoded protein: MDFGDNFEQQEIDPAAEFLAREQSALAGLEDDLNPPAAVPQVKTEDNGTLESSESFEMINNIESHEQTNVNDDSNDFEISYRSAKPPMEEPEKIKKWREDQKTRLEEKDREEEKKKEELKVQAKKELEDWYKQHEESITKTKSSNRESAKNAEKNFVAEPTEIEPGTEWERIAKLCDFNPKASKTSRDVSRMRSIILQLKQNPVAIKRV
- the LOC129802273 gene encoding clathrin light chain isoform X3, whose protein sequence is MDFGDNFEQQEIDPAAEFLAREQSALAGLEDDLNPPAAVPQVKTEDNGTLESSESFEMINNIESHEQTNVNEDDSNDFEISYRSAKPPMEEPEKIKKWREDQKTRLEEKDREEEKKKEELKVQAKKELEDWYKQHEESITKTKSSNRNAEKNFVAEPTEIEPGTEWERIAKLCDFNPKASKTSRDVSRMRSIILQLKQNPVAIKRV
- the LOC129802273 gene encoding clathrin light chain isoform X4, yielding MDFGDNFEQQEIDPAAEFLAREQSALAGLEDDLNPPAAVPQVKTEDNGTLESSESFEMINNIESHEQTNVNDDSNDFEISYRSAKPPMEEPEKIKKWREDQKTRLEEKDREEEKKKEELKVQAKKELEDWYKQHEESITKTKSSNRNAEKNFVAEPTEIEPGTEWERIAKLCDFNPKASKTSRDVSRMRSIILQLKQNPVAIKRV
- the LOC129802273 gene encoding clathrin light chain isoform X6; its protein translation is MDFGDNFEQQEIDPAAEFLAREQSALAGLEDDLNPPAAVPQVKTEDNGTLESSESFEMINNIESHEQTNVNAKPPMEEPEKIKKWREDQKTRLEEKDREEEKKKEELKVQAKKELEDWYKQHEESITKTKSSNRNAEKNFVAEPTEIEPGTEWERIAKLCDFNPKASKTSRDVSRMRSIILQLKQNPVAIKRV
- the LOC129802273 gene encoding clathrin light chain isoform X9, which gives rise to MDFGDNFEQQEIDPAAEFLAREQSALAGLEDDLNPPAAVPQVKTEAKPPMEEPEKIKKWREDQKTRLEEKDREEEKKKEELKVQAKKELEDWYKQHEESITKTKSSNRESAKNAEKNFVAEPTEIEPGTEWERIAKLCDFNPKASKTSRDVSRMRSIILQLKQNPVAIKRV
- the LOC129802273 gene encoding clathrin light chain isoform X8 translates to MDFGDNFEQQEIDPAAEFLAREQSALAGLEDDLNPPAAVPQVKTEEDDSNDFEISYRSAKPPMEEPEKIKKWREDQKTRLEEKDREEEKKKEELKVQAKKELEDWYKQHEESITKTKSSNRNAEKNFVAEPTEIEPGTEWERIAKLCDFNPKASKTSRDVSRMRSIILQLKQNPVAIKRV
- the LOC129802273 gene encoding clathrin light chain isoform X7 → MDFGDNFEQQEIDPAAEFLAREQSALAGLEDDLNPPAAVPQVKTEEDDSNDFEISYRSAKPPMEEPEKIKKWREDQKTRLEEKDREEEKKKEELKVQAKKELEDWYKQHEESITKTKSSNRESAKNAEKNFVAEPTEIEPGTEWERIAKLCDFNPKASKTSRDVSRMRSIILQLKQNPVAIKRV
- the LOC129802278 gene encoding probable prefoldin subunit 6; translation: MVDKDSALIQKKLQTELEHFKAAQKDFNKLVQQRQLLDGQLNENKNVMEELNLLKPENKVYKLYGPVLVRQELEECRQNVGKRIEYINKELKRCQDTLVTLEKKQDKHRENLQKLQQQYQVAVAMK